AAGCAGAGATCACTTTGCTCGTAGAACAAGAACGTCAACATTCACTGTGAAACTAACGGGGGCAGCATGCTGTAATTAAAACATGTCGAGAAAAAACTCACTGTAGCTACTTGACAAAAAGTGCAGTATAGCGAACATGTTCTGATTAAGCGAAGCGTCAATTTATTATTTTTACACTAGAAAAACCACAACTCATGCTAATAAAATAACCTATATATTGACCCTTCCACCTCTGCGGAAGTGGTGACATTTCGAGAACAAAACTGATTCACAGTGATCAAGTGTGCAGCTTAAGAAGGTACCAATTAAATTATGCACTCTCTATTAGATTCACGGACATGAGACAGGGTTTTTCTTTAACTTACAGATTACTAATTTATAACTTCTGCGAATACCACTCGTCACAAGCTCCACACTAAGGTGTCATGGGGAAACTTGTTTCTCAATTTGTGAGAGTTGCTGTGGTTCACATGTATAACTCATTAGCTATATTCATTTTAGTGCTGCCTAATCAATGAGCGGCATACCGCGTGCCCTGTTTTACTGCTCGTTGTCACTGTATGCAGCGTTGGCGGGCAGCCTGTCATGTCCGCCGATCGGGAACTGCCCGGAGGAGTACGGATGCCTCGTCAGGCAGAGGAGAGGAAAGTGTCCCTACTGCAAGTGCGGTACGTTTCGCGGTAGAGGATGTTTGAAAGTATGTATTATGACGTATGTATGTACGAACGTTCACAAAATGCACAGACTTCATTGCCACTGTAGTTATAAATTTATATAACCCTCAAGGTGGCGCCAGTttggctgtatatatatatatatatatatatatatatatatatatatatatatatatatatatatatatatatatatatatatatatatgctactttcattgattttctttttcttggctaCCTTTACCTTCAAAATGCTGGAGAGAAAGTTTTCGAAGTCCTGAACACGCTGCGGCCACAGAGCCGATGAAAGTTTCTACACATAAGTGACAAAGCGACTCTGCAGCACCGCCAGGGCAGCTTTCTGCCTTAAGCTGCTGGTATGGGCGTTGTGTGAACAAAGAGCAGACAGTTTTAACGGATTGCTTCCGGTCCGCTCCGCAGATACCGGGGTATCCTGACAAATTTCAACATCAACGTGACATTAGCGGGGTCGCTCAGACGTGTACGGCACAACGCTCATACTGTCCACGGAACGTACCGAACGCTGCCCACGTTGCGCTGCGTTTTAGCGAAGCGTTATAGGTGCATCTGCTTGGTTtcttagtctttcttttttcagagtgCATCACTGGCGTCTCTGGGTGGCGCGTATGATGAATGAGCAGAATCAAACGCAGTTCATGCAGCCACGGGTGCGCATGAAATATGAGCGGGGCAGAACGTAAGCGATGCTCTGCTAAAACTTTGCACTATCGGTTCCCGCCGTGAAGCTGTGGGCATACCACCGAGTTTGTGCTTACAGTGGTCAGATCGGTGTGGACACTGCAGTTCGAGCAAAAAACGCTGACAACGTCACTTTCTGTCCCGTCTCGTCCACCATTGAAGTGCGTGCCGTGCAACCACACAGCGGAATCATTTTTGACCACCCGCAGTTCTTTATGCTGCGATTAAATAGGAAGAGACCggcgtttctttccttttttttgcatttagcctctatcgaaatgcggccgccacaacAGGAACGCAATTCACGATTTAGAGCTCTAGAGCTCAACTGAActatggcgggggggggggggggaagggtcaCGCAGCGGCAGTtacatcctccctctttctctatcatctttcgCTTCCCACTCCCTCTACCCTGACGGCACTTCGCCacgctccctcacgggttgcagagtgaagtgtctttcctttctttagatgaCTATCATCGGTTACTTTTCGTGGTCCATCCCGTGAAGATGCCTGCGCGCGCATTTTTAGAAGACCATCTAGGAAGTTTCAGCGCAGCGCTAAGCCATGTTATTGCTTTATATGCTAGCCCTCAGGGCGAAGCTGCCCAATtatttttttctagaaaactCAAAGACGAAAAAAGAAGGCACTTACTGTATATTCACCTCAAGGCCGTTTACTGATCGGGCAGTCACCGCTAAAAGAAGCTCTGAAGTATACAGGTAGCGAGAAAAATCTAATTGCATGACCCGCAGGGCTGAAGCAAGAGTAGCATTCCTCGGGCGCACTTTCCACGTCCGCACTTCGTGGCATCCCCGACAAGCAGCCGCGTCGTGGTAGAAGGCAGGCATATACGCGAGGGGTGCATGAGGCCCACGCCGAAGGCGAGGTTTCGCAAATGTCCGTGCTGATGGGCCGGAGCACCTGGCCAGACAACTTTCCAAAATTGCGCCCGGAAGCCAGACGCGACGTGCGAGCTCATGCGTAACGGAGTGCGTGACCCCCTAATCGGTCACTTCCATGTATACACACGCTTCTTGGCTTGCATAACGACGAGGCAACCTCCGTGTTCCGTTGGAGACGCAAGCGCCTTTATATAAAACAGTTCCTCCCAGCACCCCAACAGTGGCGTTGAGCGAACGAGAAGCGTGTGACACGGCTTTTTAACATCAAAAGACAAGAGGCCTTTCTCGGCACTGCGTGGACGATTGTCCCCCTTGACAAGTGGCGAGAAGCAGAGAATTGCCGTGCCAGAAAAGTGACCTACCTGACCCATATTGGGCGAATGTGCTGGCGTATGTAGCAGTTCACACTGACTGCGCAGCTTACGGAGTTGAAAACTGGGTGTGATTATATGTACGATACACGCTTCGGCATACGCAGGCTGTGATAGAGGCGAACGCACTCAGAGGTGAGAACGGGCAATCTGCGGTCAACCTGAGCTCGTCTTGCACGCATGTTTAAATTCTACCTCTCAAAAACAAAGACGTCGTCGGCTACCGTAAGGCAGGCAAATGGTACTTAAAAACAGTTGAATAATCAATCTGGCTGAACCTAATGTTCCGCATAAGTGTCTGCTTTTTTACCGGAACTGAAAGCTAGTATGGAAGAGTGCGAAAAaaacatttaatttttttttcgtgatggaCCAAAGTAGTCCTCATTGTTAGCCAAATTGCAACCTGTTGCTTTAGACAATTTCAAAGTTGTCTAGCAGGGCTCAAGGAAGGGCACAAGGCCACACGGCGATGTGACTATTCAGGAATTAGGTGTGGGTGCATTTTCTATTCCAATACAAGTAGAATAAGATGTAGTTTGTTTTTTAACAATATGCTAGCATAGAACAAGAACGATCAATGCACAAAAAGACAGGGTAGATACGACCCAGacagatacctatccaaacccCTCCACCTTGCACATCATCTACCCGGACATGTACCCAGACGATGCTtgcccctcgtgcggggtcacggcgacactcgcacacgtgctctgggagtgcagaaacgccCCGCCCGAttctacctccgacaagtgggagaagaccataTGAAGCCcactcctacaagaccagcaatgggccgtccagcaggctcgacCAGCGGCCGTCAGGCACTCCCTGTCGGTCcttgcgtgggagacgcccactgcgcactgacgtgcgtcctgcagaaCTTTTATtgaagtttttccaatccaatctaATACGACCCACGACTGCCAGTACGACTGCCCTGTTCTTCAATTGCGGTGTGAAGATTGCAAGGAATTGGCCCAGGGTTCCTCCACATCCTatgcgaacccccccccccctcttctttcATACGCACTGCTGTTTTAGTCACCACAGCAGGAAACTCTGTCGCAAGCAGGAGTGCACTAAAAATTTCGTGGGTGGCAGCGATTGAAGCGTGAACTTGACCCAGCCAGGCGTTTTGTTATAAAAACAGATGTAGGGTCGCAAGCGCGCGCTCATTCTTCACTGACCGTGAagtacgcaaacaaaaaaaaatcgacgTGCTCGCTTTGCCTCTCTTTTCCTCGTCATCCTTGTCATCCAGACAAAACGCCAGTAATCTCTTGTTATCATAAAACGACAACTGCTGCATCGGCCTACAGCAATGGCCTTTGGGGAATACATATTATGCTTAGAGGCCGATTCATGTAAAATACACACTTTTTGGAAAAGCAGATCCTTAGCATCATGGAAAAAACTATGGTATGTAGTGATCGCGGCTAAGAAAGAGAATTTTTGCTCTCTTTCTTGTCCCTGCCCATCGGTGCTAATTGAGAAATCAGGGGTCGTGCATCTCAAATGAAGACAGCCTTCGTTATGCAGAGTTAAAACCCTAAGGTGATAATTCAACATCCAACATACTGCTTGCTGACAATATCATTAAGCTATTGCTGTCAACACAGGTCCTCGGTGCCGGCCTAGCGAAATTGGGCGGCTCATATACCGTATACCAGGCTAGGAAAATTCCAATCAGTCCTCACTGCGCGACTGTCTGCATGCGTGTATATAGTTTTAGAAATAGGCATGCGTAACATAATTGCAAAACCACAAGGCTGAACCCGAAGGGGTTTCACATTTGCTCTTCAATTTCTGTTTCGCAATACAGCGCGTTTTCGTAAATGCAAATCAATATTTCAGCATTACTAAGGCATCTGTTCATTGCACTAATGCTCAGCATACCTGGTCCGTATATCAGGGTATAAGAAAACTCTTCAACAATGAGTCGCTCCGTGGGGTCGTAAATTCACCCAGCAGCGTTTTGCGGCCAGCGGATCAGGTACTGAGCATTGATGCGATGAAGAGATCCCTTATTAATGCTACCGAATTGATTTACATTTGCGAAAAAGCGCTATATTGCTGAACAGAAACTGAAGAGCACATATGGAACCCGTGCGGTTCTGCCCTGTACTTTCGCAATTATGTCACGCATGCCCATTTCCACAAAATTCACGCATGCAGACACCCGGGCAACGAGGAGGGATTGGAGTTTTTATAAGCAGGGCGGTGCCGCGCTTCTTTATTAAGAAGGCGGCCAATTTGAAAATACTCGGAAGAAATCTGCGGTTGTCGCGCATCATGTAGCAACGACAGTGACGTGTTGACAGTTGTAACGAGAATACGCACTTGCCAATATGCTTCCGTTGCCGTGCTCCCACCCGAATTCACCCCCCTTCATTTGTCGCCCTTTTAAACCATCCTACGTTCACTTCTAACAAAGCCATCTCCTCTGCCAGCGAACCGCCATCTCTCGGCTATTTAGAAGCGCCAAAACCTGGCTTGCGGTGATGCCCGCGGTGACGCTGTATGCCGCAAGTCTTATGCGCCGTAACGGCGCCCGACGCTCGAAACTAACTTTTGCAAACAGGTTTAAAGCAATCAAACTCTAGACACTTGTTTCATTCTTGCTACTTATTTGCGTCATGCCTTTGTAACGTCGATGAAGACCGCTTTAAAACTGTCCGACCTTGCAGTGCGTCATGTTTCAGCTTTGTCCCGTTCATGAAATTGGTTATTAATTATGACACCGTTTTGAAAAACACCTTTTTTCCCTTCTCCTTCATACATTTCATCTATGTCAGACTGCTGCTTCGGACACTCTTATCTctgattgtaaaaaaaaaatgactttttcTTTACCTTGGTTTTTGATAAATTGAATTTATATGGATTTGGCTTTTTACCCTTCCAGTGTGGAACGCCTTTGAACCCTGAGAGCACtggcgataaataaataaataaaggatggAATGGGCAGGAGTAGGCTGCACTCGTATTCATTCTGATTGTCGGTCGGACACCTGACCATATCGTCGGCCAGGTACACTTTAGTTCAGAAAGTATTGACATCAACAGCTCCATTTGTTGCTATAACATGTCATAAAATGGAAACTTTGTGCCTCGTACCACATAATACCGAGTTTAGCTCGACGTCTGCAGTCTTCACTGTGGCGCCCAATAAAACGTTGCTTGAACGATTCCGTAGACCAGGTAGGAAGGGTAGCTTGTATAATTTCAGGAACTTTCCcacctttgacacttcctgcacagTTCGGTCTcgaacacatacaaaaaaaagaaagcttgtctCAGATGTTTTTAGCGCTCATGTTTTATGTTCTCACGCAGGTTACATGAAGCAAGGCCCACGCAGTGGGGGCTAGAATCAGTGGAAGAAGACGCCTGCACGACCGGCACGACAAGCGTGTGGACAGTGAACAGATTGCGCGGACCCTGCATTTGCTCCGAATTCTACCACATATGTCATATTGGATATTATACAAAAACTCGCCACTTTCCGAGAATGCTTCGCTCGATCCTCTTTATTTAAATCACACTATATAATGAATATTATTAAATTATGTTTGACTAATACGAAGTAAATAACCTACTCGCCGAATAAAAACGTGTGCGCATTAACACGCACCACTCTATTACACGTTGAGCCCTGCTCTTTTCTACCTGTCGTAATCGTTGGGCCGCGTATAATGTTACTGTGTTTCgccggggagagggggggggtgtTCAAGCTACATAGTTTGATAACCCTCCTTTATGAGTGAGCCCTCTGCAACCTGCTGTTTGTTTTCGTCATAAACAGTTTATAATAAATATTCCTTTCAGTTGTACCTTTCCACCAAACACGGCAGTTATTGCCAGCACGGTTATGAAATGAAAGTGCTTCCTGCGGGCTCGTTCCTTTTCCATGCCCTCGAACAGGTGAGTCCGCCAATGCAAACCAATGCGTGTGAACTGGAAAGTCCTTTTCTCCGGCATTTGTGTTTCCAGTGTCTGCTTGTTTTAAGTCGGTCATATTCGGTTTCGGCTCAGGTACTTCCAGAAAAGTTGCTAACATTACAATGACAGTTGCGATTACATTGAATTTTAGACTAAGCACTGAGTCTCCTGAGGCGACAAAAGAGGCAAGTTCTCTAAGCACATTTTAAGTGCCGCCGGTAATTACGTTTCAAAATAAACATAGGCCTGTACAAATATTAATCGCTGAGTATAACTTAAATTTACGCACTAGTATCGAAATAGCTGCACATACAGCTCGTCGCAATTTTATGTTCATAAGTTGCAGACACAGGAGGATGGCTGATATTTGACTTTTACGCCCTTCTTGTCGGTTTCATTACGTGTTTAAAGGCATGGGTGTGCCTCTAACTACCAACGAGACAGTCACTTTTAGGCCGCCTATTGTGCATTCATATTGAAAAGAAGAACTGGAATTTCGCTTAGTTGGCGCAGGTTCATGGCAGTGTGATGGGAAAAGAAtggtattttacgtgccaaaaccagcatctgattatgaggcacgccgtggttcGAGTTTCCGTAATGATCTTGGGACACCTGGCGCTTTTGAAGGCGCATTTAATTCTTAGCACACGAGCGTTCTTACATTTTGTGTCCATCGTATTTTGGGTGCCAAGACTGGCATCGAACTCTCGATTTCAAGCTCAGCGATGTAAAGATGTATCGACGTAAATACTAGGCTATAGCGGTGGGTTTCGTGTCGTAATATACAGAAACAAAAGGCAGGTGAGAATGGTACAGCGATTCATTGTCCAATTTTAGGGAGCATGTATGAGAACTGTCTTCATATAATTATTTCAGTTGGGATATTAATATATATTTAGCTGCCGTAGCGCTGTTGTCCGCCTCATTCACTTGTGTGTTCTGTGTTGCACCCGATAGATCCCATAGTGAAATGTTTTGTACTTTCGAGGGTGATAAATGATGTATACCATGGCTAACATCCCCGAACTTATCGGATAAGATCGACCCGCTGATTGCGATAATTGTACTGTTCTCTTTTTTGCGAGTTTTTGTTACGATTGAACAAGACGATGGTTACTACAGACGATATGAAGACAGCGTGAAACAAACTTTATTGGCGCTGCAGAATTCTCGTGCCAAATATTTCGATGCGCAGAAGGTAGTCTGAATTATTGCACAGTATTCAAGCACGACTTTTCTGATCGCACTTGCTGTTTCAGCTCACTGTGGCGTACGTGAAAAATACAGCACGTTTTTAAGACATTAGACAATTAGAGCCCAATTtgcggtaaacttgtttgcgaCATGAACATATCAGATATGAACTAGTGTTCCATCTCATTATTACGCATTTTCTTCTGCGCAGGAAAATTTAAGTTCAATAGTACTTGATCAAAATctaataaaaaaagaaccttATTCTCGCCGTGTACAGAAGTGCATCCGAGAAATTATAAGAATGACAACTTGCGTGGTCCAAGCATATGCACTGAGTAATACAATGCCCAGGGTAAACGTGATACGTTATATCAAAGCAGACAGACAATACTTTGGGCAATGGCGCACTAGGGCTTCTTTCCCAGCACGTACACCTGTTTGCCTCTGCGGCAGTCGCAGTAGGGGCAGGCCCCAGACCTCAACACGCGCCGGCAACGTAGACCACAATAGATGGATGGACAAGCGCGTGGACAGTGGCAACGTCGACAACCATCGGCTTCCAGGACCATCTTGCAGTCGCTTTCTTGGCTGAAGCCCTGACAAGTAGTTACTTCTTTTTCCTCGTCGTAGTCATCATGCTCGCCAGGATTACAGGATTCTGCGTAAGGGATGGTTGCCGGTGGGCTGATATTGCATTTGCAGGGTAATATCACACCAGTATGAAACGCCAACACAACACAAAAAACGACAAGGCACATTTGCCTTCCCATCTACACCACTGTTTGACGTTGGGGTGTCTCATTCACAGGGGGTATTGTCGTTGCCCATCTCAGTTGAATGCTTTGCCGCGCAAGATGCTTGATTCGTTGAAAAGGCACTGCTGTATTACTAGAGGACCCGATATTGTGCATCAAATTGTGACCTAACTGTTCACCTAACAGTGAATGTGACTTAACACTGTGCATTCTCAGACACTGTGTGTCTGTACCTGACACTTACGATGTGTGTGACACTGCGACTCTTTGATAGACTCAATGTACAGGGCTCACATAGCTTTCTACTAAAATCATGAGTTCGACGGAAGGTCGTCTGGTGGGATTGCTcatagtcaagggtaaaacggacACCAaccaaaaataataaaacaaaagaaaccaagacgtttcggcgcccatacgggggccttgttcacaatctGGTTTGAACTGCTTCAGAGTACGGGTTTTGAACAAGGCCCCCATATGGAAGCCGAAAcatcttggtttcttttcttttaatgtttttagTCGGAGACcggtttttttatttattgaatactgCCAACTGCCCATAAGCGGCCAagggcaggagtgggtacaaGTTGAAAGTAGAACAAAAGCAAACATACACTCCTGGCGATAGCATAAAGTTATAAAATGAATACTCTCCAAGACACAGAGGAAACAACGTTGACAGAAGTTATGCAACACTTGACAATTTACCAATGAGGACAGCAGATATAATTTATAAAATATAATCAAAGGCATTCACCCACGAACAAACATAAAGAAGGCAAGAATATAATACTCACAATCACTGAGCAAAACTGCGAATAGATTTTGAACAAGGATCTCAATGATTTATGCTACAGGTCACGAAAATTAAGGGAATGCTAGCACTACGCTATATCATGTAATCTTTAAAAACAGTAAGGAATGAATAGATTTATGGCACGTTTACAATCGTTGGTGGCAAAGCGTTGCACTCTGCTATGGAtcggggaaagaaggaaaaatgatCTGCATAATGCTTGTCTGAGGCATTACAATTGTTTTATCATGTTTCCATCTGGTTGGTCTGGCTCTGTTAAACTGCATGTAAGTGTTGAAGTCTAATTTAGTGTTTCTGTTGATTTTATTGTAGAATATTTGTAGCCGATAATATTTTGTGGCGTTTCCAGTGTTTGAATGCCGTTTCTTTTCATGAGATTGCTAACAAACATGTGCCTGCCGTACGAGTTCAAGATGAATCTTATCGCTCTTTTCTTAACACTTTCAAGCGCGTTAATGTCTGATTTGGCACGCGGGTCCTAAAAGACGTCACCATATTCCAGTTGGGATCCTATTAGTGATGTATAAGCGGCCAACTTGGTTTCAAATGTGCAGTGTTGCAGGCGATTATTCAGGTGCCAAAGTTTTCTTGAAGCTACTGAGACAATGTGTTTAAAATGACTACTGCAATTCAAAGTTGATGTAACGTATATTCATAGGTATTTGAATTCAGTCACAGTTTATAATGAAACTTAGTTTATTCTGTAAGTGTGGACTATCGGGTTCTTCTTACGAGCCATGGTCATTTGGGTGTATATCTATATATTTAGGTTTACGTGCAACGATGCCCACCATCGTTATTCTTGACTCAAGTTCTCTGCTGCCTAATTGATACCTTGTTTACACATTCTCTTCGTTTATAGATTATTTCATACTCCTTATCCTTCCTCAGAACAGGGTAAACAACCGCACATGccctcttgttaacctccctcTCCCCAGGGGCCTATACCGTTTACCCTCACGGACTAGCCTGCTAGGAGTAGGAAGGCACTCGGGGAGCTGTAGAAAAGGTTAGGTATGTCAAGCGTTGGAAGGGCGGGAAGGAAGTGCTCGCTGAACGCTCCGTACTGCAAGATGGCATGTTCGGCACATACGCCCCCACCTCTCAATCTGCCAATATCTCTGTCATTTCGTTACTTCATATATATAGAAAgcaaggcatatatatatatatatatatatatatatatatatatatatatatatatatatatatatatatatatatatatatatatatattgtaatgaagaagaagagcacaagaacaaggccagccagatcgtctcttcgtaaccgaggaggttatatatatatatatatatatatatatatataaaaatttgTTATGGGTCTACTGCCAAAtcggacgtgacagcacattccGCAGACCATGCACTGCTTCAGTGaagcacttaagaggaagctttagctcgagtgctcctatctaaatacatgtaaaaggagaattcgtttttctcggcaaccactgcaccaaatttgacgaggtttgttgcatttaaaagacaaacttaaaatctagtgactgttggtttcgaatttttgagttagattgtcaatttttattaaaaattggcaaaaatagaaaattttcaaaaaacgaaactatctagtttacaactctgtaacttaaccactaaaaatgataatacaattctgtgaattgtatctaataacacatctaaagcggacaaaattgatatgttacacataaatataaaaaaatttaatcatagagaaatacaacttttgcaaaaccgttgtaaccaacgtaacaaattcacataagatgtgaaatgacatactgaatttgtccgctttgaatgatctaatggatgccgtttacagaaccgcgatatctgttcttgatgcagagctatgaatttataaacttcgtgcttctatttttttcaaatggtcaaatatttgaaaatcgttttaagaaaattcaagccctaaatcgaaattccgcttccaacagtcactagaatttaacattctctttcaaatgcgacaaatttcattaaaatcggtccaggggttatctcataaaaacgtttttgcgttttacatgtatttgaataggccgcgtcggagttgggcccgagctaaagcttcctcttaagtactgGATCATTGGCAATTGCCGAACGCTGTGCACTACCCCTATTTCTCTGCATGAATGTCACATTAAATATGGTGAGTGAATTACGGCGTAAAGACGGAAGCTAGGACATCATCTTTTCAGGACAACACGTACTGTCAGAAGATGGCGAAGGACGCAACACCGAATAGGTATTAGGGTGTAGCACGTGCTTTGAAGGCTGGCTATGTGCAGCACCGTCCACTGTTAAAGAAAACACTTAGTTAGCACGGCAACAAATATAACTTGGAACATATATCATCCAATATAAAGACATAGAATTCTTGCAGGTGATGCGTTAGGTTCTCAAAGGAAAACAATATTTCTGAGGTCTTTTTCTTTTAACTGACCTTTAGTAGGGCATTAAATAAAAATTTGGTGTAATGTCTTGCAAAGTAAGTTAGTGTTGGATAAATAAGCTGCGTGGACGGATTTGTCCTTGTTCACAAAAACACCAGCCGAATGATTTGAGAACATTTAGTAGGAGCTGCTGGTGATAACATAAACTTCAAGAGATTGAGAAAAAAATGCCTCACTTACTTGGAGGAGCACTCTGTGCGCACTTGGTGACAAGAACCACCAAGATCAAACAGGCCACAACTCTTAGGGCCATGTTCAAAAAGCGGCGCTCTGTAAGGGCAGGTACAAACAGAAGCAAGAGACAAGAGAAAGAGTACGTCATTTATACAGTCAGAGTGTAACGTAATTACGCAATTATATATATCGCAGTTCCTTccggaaaaaaaaacatccacaAGGAATCCGAAAATGTGGAAAAGGATTGTTGTGTGGATTACGCACACCAAACTGCTATAGAAGAATAGGCGCGTGGTATGTTTGACTCCACAGCTTGT
The sequence above is a segment of the Dermacentor variabilis isolate Ectoservices chromosome 7, ASM5094787v1, whole genome shotgun sequence genome. Coding sequences within it:
- the LOC142587658 gene encoding uncharacterized protein LOC142587658 isoform X1 encodes the protein MALRVVACLILVVLVTKCAQSAPPMDGAAHSQPSKHVLHPNTYSVLRPSPSSDKSCNPGEHDDYDEEKEVTTCQGFSQESDCKMVLEADGCRRCHCPRACPSIYCGLRCRRVLRSGACPYCDCRRGKQVYVLGKKP
- the LOC142587658 gene encoding uncharacterized protein LOC142587658 isoform X2 is translated as MALRVVACLILVVLVTKCAQSAPPKSCNPGEHDDYDEEKEVTTCQGFSQESDCKMVLEADGCRRCHCPRACPSIYCGLRCRRVLRSGACPYCDCRRGKQVYVLGKKP